The following coding sequences lie in one Drosophila sulfurigaster albostrigata strain 15112-1811.04 chromosome 2R, ASM2355843v2, whole genome shotgun sequence genomic window:
- the LOC133837897 gene encoding uncharacterized protein LOC133837897, protein MWIRNKRRSNTPVGCLLLPQLPLLLLLQLLVNCFGDALKSGGGIELPTVSPLLSVAKSTAGSDVSSDFEQLIEARLNKSASGTRQTEVLLSRKRRYLVFPEGSSFQMVFDEIICVVDYTNYLVLGVTVALAWELPSKPPSEAVKDLLTKLDEGTLDISRNDTVSNITYVDDAPKPDLQASNINNYKPNYINLSNKGIGRPSYNSYYSSSPVFRTPMHPSHQYSDSFYRKPNIPARRKDNYYYSYNSSPTRYPFDNWSQPYSPAQNTRFPYWALASHLKDTLRHQNSFYNKDANDQNNVSYGQQKPQRRQKRPRVSGQAKHHKIYPVFGKRSIPDAENPHHRQRRSGTSSAHDSNLSRLESHQIKYHRDSRQTLFERIEKYLNKRGQNGHQCVLRTLCETAQKSNEKQPGNFIGELLRTVFTIPEALDQEPETHYDKAHSQNGDCAALYPECKQSIWDAPFM, encoded by the exons ATGTGGATCAGGaacaaaagaagaagcaaTACCCCAGTCGGTTGTTTGCTCTTACCGCAGCTgccgcttctgctgctgctgcagctgcttgtgAACTGCTTTGGAGATGCGCTCAAATCCGGAGGAGGCATCGAGCTGCCAACTGTTAGCCCACTGTTGAGTGTGGCCAAGAGTACTGCTGGCAGCGATGTCAGTTCGGATTTTGAACAGCTCATCGAGGCGAGGCTTAACAAATCTGCCAGTGGAACAAGGCAGACAGAAGTGTTGCTCTCCAGGAAACGGCGTTATTTGGTTTTTCCCGAGGGCAGCTCTTTTCAAATGG TTTTCGATGAGATTATCTGCGTGGTGGACTACACCAACTATCTGGTGCTGGGTGTTACGGTTGCCCTGGCTTGGGAATTGCCCAGTAAACCGCCGAGTGAAGCGGTTAAGGATTTGTTAACTAAGCTTGACGAAGGCACACTAGACATCAGCCGCAACGACACTGTGTCCAACATAACCTACGTCGACGATGCACCTAAACCAGATTTACAAGCCAGCAATATCAATAACTACAAGCCCAACTACATAAACTTGTCAAACAAAGGAATTGGCAGACCCTCTTATAATTCATACTACAGCAGCTCACCTGTTTTTCGAACTCCTATGCACCCGTCTCATCAATACAGCGATAGCTTTTACAGGAAACCAAATATACCAGCCAGACGAAAGGATAATTATTACTACTCTTACAATAGCAGCCCGACGAGATATCCATTCGATAACTGGTCACAACCATACAGTCCAGCTCAAAACACACGCTTTCCCTATTGGGCTCTGGCTTCGCA TTTGAAGGACACCCTACGCCATCAGAATAGCTTCTATAATAAAGATGCTAATGACCAAAATAATGTCTCCTATGGGCAGCAAAAACCTCAACGAAGACAGAAGCGTCCACGCGTATCAGGTCAAGCGAAGCATCATAAAATTTATCCCGTCTTTGGCAAACGCAGCATTCCGGATGCTGAGAATCCACATCATCGTCAGCGCAGAAGTGGCACAAGTAGCGCACACGATAGTAATTTAAGTAGATTGGAGAGccatcaaatcaaatatcatCGCGACAGTCGACAAACATTATTCGAAAGAATCGAAAAGTATCTTAACAA ACGTGGTCAAAATGGTCATCAGTGTGTGCTACGTACATTGTGTGAAACCGCCCAAAAGTCCAATGAAAAACAACCCGGCAACTTTATTGGCGAACTACTTCGTACAGTGTTTACCATACCAGAGGCTTTGGATCAAGAACCGGAGACGCATTACGATAAAGCTCATTCTCAAAATGGAGACTGTGCTGCACTTTATCCGGAATGCAAACAGTCCATATGGGATGCACCATTTATGTAA